The following coding sequences lie in one Fusobacterium simiae genomic window:
- a CDS encoding amidohydrolase, protein MLVKKILDLAKKQEDYIINMRRTFHKYPELSGEEFKTRELIIKELENLNVPYRLLSGTGIIATIEGKNHGKNVLLRADIDALPVKEEKYNLKQVKECVSEIDGICHACGHDAHMAILLGAIRVLKEIQNDFSGTVYCCFEEGEETNCGIDTMIEALKDYSIDKCFGLHVYNKLEAGKINIEPGPRMAGAVGIGFDIIGKGGHGSRPDLSINPIIPAAHIITQINSAFINQITAEETVTLGIGMLRAGEATNIIPDRAYIGGTARFFNKLEGEKALKIIETISKSTALSFNCDIEYEKRNKIILYPVINDEECVLSLQEKLKEICGEKVLENCDKWYASETYSRYLEKYPGVLAFLGIKNNELGIGAEHHNSKFDIDESSLVLGVCAEVAFVLSN, encoded by the coding sequence ATGTTAGTTAAAAAAATTTTAGATTTAGCCAAAAAACAAGAAGACTATATTATAAATATGAGAAGAACTTTTCATAAATATCCAGAGTTATCTGGTGAAGAATTTAAAACAAGAGAATTGATAATTAAAGAATTAGAAAATCTGAATGTACCTTATAGACTTCTTTCAGGGACTGGTATCATTGCAACAATAGAAGGGAAAAATCATGGAAAAAATGTATTACTAAGAGCTGACATAGATGCTTTACCTGTGAAAGAAGAAAAATATAATTTAAAACAAGTAAAAGAATGTGTATCTGAGATTGATGGTATCTGCCATGCTTGTGGACATGATGCACATATGGCAATATTATTAGGAGCAATAAGAGTTTTAAAAGAAATTCAAAATGATTTTAGTGGAACTGTTTATTGTTGTTTTGAAGAAGGAGAAGAAACTAACTGTGGAATAGATACTATGATAGAAGCTTTAAAAGATTATAGTATTGATAAATGCTTTGGACTTCATGTATATAATAAATTAGAAGCAGGAAAAATAAATATAGAACCTGGTCCTAGAATGGCAGGAGCAGTAGGAATTGGTTTTGATATTATAGGAAAAGGTGGACATGGCTCTCGTCCAGATTTATCTATAAATCCTATTATTCCAGCTGCCCATATAATAACACAAATAAACTCAGCATTTATAAATCAAATTACTGCTGAGGAAACAGTTACCTTAGGAATAGGAATGTTAAGAGCAGGGGAAGCAACTAATATAATTCCAGATAGAGCTTATATTGGAGGAACAGCTAGATTTTTTAATAAATTAGAAGGAGAAAAAGCATTAAAAATAATAGAAACTATTTCAAAGAGTACAGCACTTTCTTTTAATTGTGATATTGAATATGAAAAAAGAAATAAAATTATTTTATATCCTGTAATAAACGATGAAGAATGTGTTTTATCTCTTCAAGAAAAATTAAAAGAAATTTGTGGAGAAAAAGTTTTAGAAAATTGTGATAAATGGTATGCCTCTGAAACTTATTCAAGATATTTAGAAAAATATCCAGGGGTATTAGCATTTTTAGGTATAAAAAATAATGAATTAGGAATTGGAGCAGAACATCATAATAGTAAATTTGATATTGATGAATCAAGTCTTGTGTTAGGAGTTTGTGCAGAAGTAGCATTTGTATTATCTAATTAA
- a CDS encoding Na+/H+ antiporter NhaC family protein: MQEKRSQKNYGALSFLPIIIFLGLYVGCGVYFTIQGAENPFSRMSRYVAVLIAICIAFLFYDRKISLDEKIEIYTEGAGKSGVMLLGIIVLMAGAFSEGASIIGGKASMVNIGLTLIPSHFLIPGIFIVTCIISTCIGTSMGTQVAMIPVAVAIAQGAGLNVAMAGAATIAGAYFGDNLSIISDTTICATKGVGADMTDKFKMNFLIALPAAILTILLYWILSKGAVINTELKDLDYSVLTILPYITVLVTAIMGFNIVLVLAVGITMTGIIGISMGTVGFFDWVMALSRGMEDMFFLAVFSSLVSGLIELIKYYGGLEWLVEALKSKIKGRKSCEYFISLISMSISGATLNNPVAIIITAPIAKELGNKYKIAPKRLASLLDIFSCAILGLVPHDSSVLLLSQYGKVSYIEMMHYAFYPILLMIFSIITIQFGLLRTKEEKESA; this comes from the coding sequence ATGCAAGAAAAAAGAAGTCAAAAAAATTATGGAGCATTATCGTTTTTACCAATTATTATTTTCTTAGGTCTTTATGTAGGTTGTGGTGTTTATTTTACAATACAAGGAGCTGAAAATCCTTTTAGTAGAATGTCTCGTTATGTTGCAGTATTGATTGCCATTTGTATAGCTTTCTTATTTTATGATAGAAAAATATCTTTAGATGAAAAAATTGAAATTTATACAGAAGGTGCTGGAAAATCAGGAGTAATGTTATTAGGAATTATAGTTTTAATGGCAGGTGCTTTTTCAGAAGGAGCTTCTATTATAGGTGGTAAAGCTTCAATGGTCAATATAGGTTTGACTTTAATACCTTCACATTTTTTGATACCAGGGATTTTTATTGTAACTTGTATAATATCAACTTGTATAGGAACTTCTATGGGAACACAAGTTGCTATGATACCAGTAGCTGTTGCAATAGCGCAAGGAGCTGGATTAAATGTAGCTATGGCAGGAGCAGCAACTATTGCTGGAGCGTACTTTGGTGATAATCTTTCAATTATATCTGATACAACTATCTGTGCAACAAAAGGAGTAGGTGCAGATATGACAGATAAATTTAAGATGAATTTTTTAATTGCATTGCCTGCTGCTATTTTAACAATTCTATTATATTGGATTTTAAGTAAAGGAGCGGTTATAAATACTGAATTAAAAGATTTAGATTATAGTGTACTAACTATATTACCTTATATAACTGTTTTAGTAACAGCTATAATGGGATTTAATATAGTTTTAGTTCTTGCAGTAGGAATAACAATGACAGGGATTATCGGAATTTCTATGGGAACAGTAGGATTTTTTGATTGGGTAATGGCTCTGAGTAGAGGTATGGAAGATATGTTTTTCTTAGCAGTGTTTTCTAGTTTAGTTTCTGGATTAATAGAATTAATAAAATATTATGGTGGTCTTGAATGGCTAGTGGAAGCATTGAAAAGTAAAATTAAAGGTAGAAAAAGTTGTGAATATTTTATATCTTTAATTTCTATGAGTATTTCAGGAGCAACTTTAAATAATCCAGTTGCAATTATAATAACAGCTCCTATTGCAAAAGAATTAGGTAATAAATATAAAATAGCCCCTAAACGTTTAGCAAGCCTTTTAGATATATTTTCGTGTGCTATTCTTGGTTTAGTTCCTCATGATAGCAGTGTACTATTGTTATCTCAATATGGAAAAGTTAGTTATATTGAAATGATGCATTATGCTTTCTATCCAATTTTATTAATGATTTTTTCAATAATAACAATTCAATTTGGTTTATTGAGAACAAAAGAAGAAAAAGAAAGTGCTTGA